The [Bacillus] selenitireducens MLS10 genome includes a region encoding these proteins:
- the pssA gene encoding CDP-diacylglycerol--serine O-phosphatidyltransferase: protein MILLQHLVDNTFRRFRSQTANLLTILNLGLGSMAILFVFQSQFGTAVALICAAAVFDRFDGKVARKMNIESEMGKQLDSLCDLISFGLAPALLIFQSTLVEFGVAGSLATVIFIACGAIRLARFNVSEQSGYFVGLPITGAGCILTITYLLQGVIEPHIFMFIILTLSVLMISSFRVRKA, encoded by the coding sequence ATGATTCTTCTTCAGCATCTTGTTGACAATACATTCAGACGATTTCGTTCTCAAACAGCCAATTTACTGACGATTCTCAATCTCGGACTCGGAAGCATGGCGATCCTGTTTGTTTTTCAAAGTCAGTTCGGCACCGCTGTAGCTCTCATTTGTGCAGCTGCTGTATTTGACCGTTTTGACGGGAAAGTGGCCCGTAAGATGAACATTGAATCAGAAATGGGTAAACAGCTCGATTCCCTTTGCGATTTGATTTCATTCGGGCTCGCTCCCGCTCTCTTAATCTTTCAGTCCACGCTCGTTGAGTTCGGTGTTGCCGGCTCACTGGCCACCGTCATCTTTATTGCATGCGGGGCAATCAGACTCGCACGTTTCAACGTAAGTGAGCAGAGCGGTTATTTCGTCGGGCTTCCAATCACAGGAGCCGGCTGTATCCTGACCATCACCTATCTCTTACAGGGCGTTATCGAACCGCACATCTTCATGTTTATCATTCTAACACTTTCCGTCCTGATGATCAGTTCATTTCGTGTCCGAAAAGCATAA
- a CDS encoding CBS domain-containing protein, whose product MRVILSHTNLDFDGFASMLAAQKLFPDAEVVLPSKLSAEVEHFFAIYKDTFPYTRSNQIPWDQITEVILVDTNSRKRTGNFHEKIPDQAQFRIFDHHPESADTEQSIESHIEQIGSTITLLYEQIKERNIPLSPFEATVFALGVYSDTGSFTYNHTTARDLAAASCFLEEGANLRVVDQFREPPLKEDQQLLFQTLLDRVVTETVDGLVICITSHSQSGYTGHLATVTSKLLQVTGADAVIAIVEMGNKTFITTRAQSERIDLLPLVKIYHGGGHHQAASANVNQTPAETVFDKIIEKLDMITLPALTAKDMMSSPVRVIAPDTSIETASKMLYRYGHTGFPVVEDDCITGIISRRDVDKALHHKLGHAPVKGYMSRNPITIQPDTTIEEIRELMIEDQIGRLPVMNGTEVAGIVSRSDVIRAMHGKQSLNFTSLTGASVPMKRQLTETMKKQLHPDLFSILSLIGKTADHLNMSAYLIGGMVRDLLLQHANEDMDIVVEGDGIVLAEELKASYGGQIRTHAEFRTATWKHPAGYKIDLTSARTEYYDFPAALPKVELSTIKEDLFRRDFTINAMGICISGKEFGDLLDYFHGFEDLNKGRIRTLYNLSFVEDPTRILRAVRFENRFGFQMDDQTEDLAIQSANNLLSVSKSRQSSELSRMFYEEDPLQSFKRLKQLTITSYILSSKVQEDQVENRIRTFHHFRSACAPEQSDFSPASWIGYIAMFYYEVEKEFHQLLGYAERKQERKLLHDIRAVIPLIHRIRSGSSLSDIHRLLVHFNDEAIAAGAAHCLTDASDLLLDYMLKRQTLTFSLSGQDLINAGYTPSPAFKEMLFEAELYQLEHPEYDREALLHYIEDKYPASTKKRRTR is encoded by the coding sequence ATGAGAGTAATCCTTTCACACACGAATCTTGATTTTGACGGATTCGCATCAATGCTCGCTGCACAAAAACTGTTCCCGGATGCCGAGGTTGTTCTCCCATCGAAGCTCTCAGCCGAGGTGGAACATTTTTTTGCGATTTACAAAGATACATTTCCGTACACTCGCTCCAACCAGATTCCATGGGATCAGATCACGGAAGTGATTCTCGTTGATACCAACAGCCGGAAACGAACCGGTAATTTCCACGAAAAAATTCCTGATCAAGCACAATTCCGGATCTTTGACCATCACCCGGAATCAGCAGACACAGAACAGAGCATTGAATCTCACATCGAACAAATCGGCTCGACCATTACACTTCTTTATGAACAGATCAAAGAACGCAACATCCCGCTGTCTCCCTTTGAAGCAACGGTTTTTGCCCTTGGTGTTTATTCAGATACCGGATCCTTTACATACAATCATACCACTGCAAGGGATCTTGCAGCAGCCTCCTGTTTCCTCGAGGAAGGCGCGAATTTAAGAGTCGTCGACCAATTCAGAGAGCCGCCTTTAAAAGAAGACCAGCAGCTCCTGTTTCAGACCCTCCTGGACCGGGTCGTAACAGAAACTGTGGACGGTCTCGTGATCTGCATCACCTCGCATTCCCAGTCAGGATATACCGGCCACCTTGCAACGGTGACATCCAAACTGCTGCAGGTAACAGGTGCAGATGCCGTCATTGCTATTGTTGAAATGGGAAATAAAACGTTCATCACAACGCGCGCGCAATCCGAGCGTATTGATTTACTCCCACTCGTCAAGATCTACCATGGTGGCGGTCACCACCAGGCAGCCTCGGCCAATGTCAATCAGACACCGGCTGAAACCGTGTTCGACAAAATCATCGAAAAGCTTGATATGATCACACTGCCTGCACTCACTGCCAAAGACATGATGTCTTCCCCGGTCAGGGTCATTGCGCCGGATACATCCATTGAAACTGCATCAAAAATGCTTTATCGCTACGGTCATACCGGCTTTCCTGTTGTTGAGGACGACTGCATTACCGGGATCATCTCAAGACGTGATGTGGACAAAGCCCTTCATCACAAACTCGGACATGCCCCGGTAAAAGGCTATATGAGCCGAAACCCGATTACCATACAGCCGGATACCACTATCGAAGAAATTCGCGAGCTGATGATTGAAGATCAGATTGGAAGGCTTCCTGTGATGAATGGAACTGAAGTTGCAGGGATAGTCTCGAGATCTGATGTGATCCGAGCCATGCACGGTAAACAGAGCCTTAATTTCACTTCGCTTACCGGGGCATCAGTGCCCATGAAACGGCAATTGACAGAAACCATGAAAAAGCAGCTGCATCCAGATCTCTTTTCAATCCTCAGCCTGATCGGCAAAACGGCAGATCATTTGAACATGTCCGCCTATTTAATCGGAGGCATGGTGCGCGACCTTTTATTACAGCATGCCAATGAAGATATGGATATCGTCGTGGAGGGCGACGGGATTGTTCTCGCAGAAGAGCTGAAAGCTTCCTACGGTGGACAAATCAGGACGCATGCCGAATTCCGAACGGCTACCTGGAAGCATCCGGCCGGTTACAAAATCGATCTGACCAGTGCGAGAACTGAATACTACGATTTTCCCGCAGCCCTCCCAAAAGTTGAACTGTCCACGATCAAAGAAGATTTATTCAGAAGAGATTTCACCATCAATGCCATGGGAATCTGTATCAGCGGCAAAGAATTCGGGGACCTGCTTGATTACTTTCACGGGTTTGAAGACCTGAACAAAGGCCGTATCCGCACTCTGTATAACCTCAGCTTCGTTGAGGACCCCACACGGATCCTCAGGGCTGTCCGTTTTGAGAACCGCTTCGGCTTTCAAATGGATGATCAGACAGAAGATCTTGCCATTCAGTCCGCCAACAATCTCCTGTCTGTTTCCAAGTCAAGGCAATCCAGCGAACTGTCACGCATGTTTTATGAAGAAGATCCCCTTCAATCATTTAAACGGCTTAAACAGTTGACCATCACGTCCTATATACTGAGCAGCAAGGTCCAGGAAGATCAGGTGGAAAATCGCATCCGGACTTTTCACCACTTCCGTTCTGCCTGTGCCCCTGAGCAATCTGACTTCAGTCCGGCGTCCTGGATCGGATACATCGCCATGTTTTATTACGAAGTTGAAAAGGAATTTCATCAGCTTTTGGGCTATGCGGAACGGAAACAGGAGCGGAAACTGCTTCATGATATCCGTGCGGTCATACCGCTGATTCACCGGATCCGCTCAGGCTCCTCACTATCGGATATCCACCGCCTTCTTGTTCACTTCAACGATGAGGCTATAGCCGCGGGTGCTGCACACTGCCTGACGGACGCGTCGGATCTCTTACTCGACTACATGCTCAAACGACAGACGCTCACCTTTTCGCTGTCCGGTCAAGATTTGATCAATGCAGGCTACACCCCATCGCCTGCCTTCAAAGAAATGCTTTTTGAGGCAGAGCTCTATCAGCTCGAACATCCGGAATATGACCGCGAGGCCCTGCTTCACTATATCGAAGACAAATATCCGGCCTCGACGAAAAAAAGGAGGACACGCTAA
- a CDS encoding peroxiredoxin, protein MTDKRVVAKQAPRFDMEALMPDGSFGRISLEMIMKKDKWTVLFFYPMDFSTVCPTEIIAFSDHYDAFRQLDAEIIGVSTDTIHSHRVWTEMDRDQKGIGSVNYPLAADPSHSVSRDYGVLIEEDGIALRGLFIISPEGELVYAQVNHHNIGRNVSHTLHTLQALQTEGFCPADWEPGTKTL, encoded by the coding sequence ATGACTGATAAACGAGTGGTTGCAAAACAAGCCCCCCGATTCGATATGGAAGCCCTCATGCCTGACGGCTCATTCGGGCGCATCAGCCTCGAAATGATCATGAAAAAAGACAAATGGACCGTCCTGTTCTTTTATCCGATGGACTTCTCCACCGTCTGTCCGACGGAAATCATCGCCTTCAGTGATCATTACGACGCCTTCAGGCAGCTTGACGCTGAGATCATCGGTGTCTCAACGGATACCATCCACTCCCACCGGGTTTGGACGGAAATGGATCGGGATCAAAAAGGAATTGGTTCTGTGAACTACCCCCTTGCTGCAGATCCAAGTCACAGCGTCAGTCGCGATTACGGTGTCCTGATTGAGGAAGATGGGATTGCACTTCGGGGACTGTTCATCATCAGCCCTGAAGGGGAACTCGTCTATGCCCAGGTCAATCATCATAACATTGGCCGAAACGTGTCCCATACTCTTCATACTCTGCAAGCCTTGCAAACGGAAGGTTTTTGCCCCGCCGACTGGGAACCCGGTACGAAAACTCTTTAA
- a CDS encoding redoxin domain-containing protein has product MKLHTPLPDFPEDLIWLNAPDNVTSASPLNRPVLIHFWSVSCTLCKKDYPELNKLREDFHDQLSMIAVHMPRQDIDYDMDEIRSAIHQHGITQPCVIDRERVLTDIFENRYVPAYYLFDASGKLRHYQAGGRATGMLRRRIMRITD; this is encoded by the coding sequence GTGAAACTGCATACACCACTGCCCGATTTTCCAGAAGACCTGATCTGGTTGAACGCCCCGGATAACGTAACATCAGCTTCACCTTTGAATCGTCCTGTCCTGATCCACTTCTGGTCTGTCAGCTGCACACTTTGCAAAAAAGATTATCCTGAATTGAATAAGCTTCGCGAGGACTTTCACGATCAGCTGTCCATGATCGCTGTTCACATGCCAAGACAGGATATTGACTACGACATGGATGAAATCAGATCAGCCATTCATCAGCATGGCATCACGCAGCCCTGCGTAATCGACAGGGAGCGGGTCTTAACGGACATCTTTGAAAATCGCTACGTACCGGCCTATTACCTCTTTGACGCATCCGGCAAACTCAGACACTATCAGGCCGGAGGACGTGCCACAGGGATGCTCAGACGCCGAATCATGAGGATCACAGATTAA
- the deoD gene encoding purine-nucleoside phosphorylase produces MSVHIGANKGDVAESILLPGDPLRAKYIADNFLEDVTQYNEVRGMYGFTGTYKGKRVSVQGTGMGVPSISIYVHELINEYGVKNLIRVGTCGAIQKDVKVRDVIIAMSASSNSGVNQHLFNGIDFAPTADFGLLKKAYDGAVAKDMNVKVGNVFTSDIFYNEDETLIPNLAKHQVLAVEMESSALYTIAAKFGVHALSVLTVSDHILTGEETTSQERQETFNDMIYVALDAAIAE; encoded by the coding sequence ATGAGCGTACACATTGGTGCAAACAAAGGCGATGTGGCAGAATCGATTCTGCTGCCAGGGGATCCGTTACGGGCGAAATACATCGCAGACAATTTTCTTGAGGACGTTACACAGTACAACGAAGTAAGGGGTATGTACGGCTTTACCGGAACATATAAAGGAAAGCGTGTATCGGTTCAGGGAACCGGAATGGGGGTTCCTTCCATTTCGATCTATGTCCATGAGCTGATCAATGAATACGGCGTAAAAAACCTGATTCGTGTCGGTACATGCGGTGCGATTCAAAAAGATGTGAAAGTTCGTGATGTCATCATTGCAATGAGCGCTTCCTCAAACAGCGGGGTCAATCAGCACCTCTTTAACGGCATTGATTTCGCACCTACTGCAGATTTCGGTCTCCTAAAGAAGGCTTATGACGGTGCTGTTGCCAAGGATATGAACGTCAAGGTGGGCAATGTCTTTACGAGTGATATCTTCTACAACGAAGATGAGACACTGATTCCAAACCTCGCAAAGCATCAGGTGCTCGCTGTGGAAATGGAGTCTTCCGCACTGTATACGATTGCCGCTAAATTCGGTGTTCATGCCCTGTCTGTACTGACCGTCAGTGATCATATTCTGACGGGAGAAGAAACGACTTCACAGGAACGTCAGGAAACATTTAACGACATGATTTACGTAGCTCTTGATGCAGCGATTGCAGAATAA
- a CDS encoding lipoate--protein ligase has protein sequence MKFIDNENNHDPRINLAIEEYALRHLPIDDTYLLFYVNEPCIIVGKNQNTAEEINKNYVDEHDVHVVRRLSGGGAVYQDHGNLNFSFITRDDGDSFSNFQKFTQPVIDTLNKLGVEAKLSGRNDIHVGERKISGNAQYTTKGRMFSHGTLLLDSDIEQVVMALNVSDEKIRSKGIKSIRSRVANINEFLDQPLTVDELKQEILSFVFAEGDVETYRLTEEDWKGVYEIADERYRNWDWNYGKNPKFDVHRSKKFDAGLLDVRMNVKGNVITEVKIFGDFFGVGEVTDVEKMLTGVRYTKEAIHEALTDLDMTHYFGRISREDFIELIY, from the coding sequence ATGAAGTTTATTGATAATGAAAACAATCATGACCCAAGGATCAATCTCGCTATTGAGGAATATGCATTGAGGCATCTGCCGATCGATGACACGTATTTGCTCTTCTATGTAAATGAACCTTGCATCATTGTAGGAAAAAATCAAAACACTGCAGAAGAAATCAACAAGAATTACGTGGATGAACACGATGTTCACGTCGTGCGCCGGCTTTCAGGGGGAGGGGCAGTGTATCAGGATCACGGTAATCTGAACTTCAGTTTCATTACACGTGACGATGGAGACAGCTTTTCAAACTTCCAAAAATTCACACAACCGGTCATAGATACACTGAATAAACTGGGTGTTGAAGCGAAATTAAGCGGACGGAATGATATCCATGTGGGTGAACGTAAAATATCAGGAAATGCGCAATATACGACTAAAGGCCGCATGTTCAGTCATGGGACGCTGCTTCTTGATTCGGATATAGAACAGGTCGTTATGGCACTCAATGTGAGTGATGAAAAGATCCGTTCAAAGGGCATTAAATCCATTCGCAGTCGGGTTGCGAACATCAATGAGTTCCTCGATCAGCCGTTAACTGTCGATGAATTAAAACAGGAAATCCTGTCATTTGTGTTCGCAGAAGGTGATGTGGAGACATACAGGTTGACGGAGGAAGACTGGAAAGGTGTCTATGAAATTGCGGATGAACGCTACCGGAACTGGGATTGGAACTATGGAAAGAATCCGAAATTTGATGTGCACCGTTCGAAGAAATTTGATGCGGGTCTGCTTGATGTTCGCATGAACGTAAAAGGGAACGTCATAACCGAGGTAAAAATATTCGGCGACTTTTTCGGTGTAGGGGAAGTGACGGATGTGGAGAAGATGCTTACAGGTGTGCGTTATACGAAAGAGGCGATTCATGAAGCCCTGACTGATCTTGATATGACTCATTATTTTGGCAGGATCTCAAGAGAAGATTTTATTGAATTGATCTATTGA
- a CDS encoding aldo/keto reductase — MIEVRMNNGLKIPQVGFGVWQVEDEEATPAVLHALKAGYRHIDTAMIYKNEAGVGRAIKESGIPREELFITTKVWNADQGYDQTLKALEDSLERLGLDYVDMYLIHWPTPEFDDYVDTYKALEKLYHDRKTKAIGVCNFDIDHLERLKQECTVRPAVNQVECHPFLQQNELKAYLDQEDIFLEAWSPLMQGGDVLNHETVLAIAEAHGKTAAQVIIRWHMQRGHIVIPKSVTPHRIEENFDVFDFTLTDEEMKKFASLDKGERKGPEPKDMNVR, encoded by the coding sequence ATGATTGAAGTGAGAATGAACAATGGTCTTAAAATCCCGCAAGTCGGTTTCGGCGTCTGGCAGGTAGAAGATGAGGAAGCGACACCGGCGGTTCTCCATGCTTTAAAAGCAGGCTACCGTCATATTGATACGGCCATGATCTATAAAAACGAAGCAGGAGTGGGACGGGCCATTAAAGAGTCCGGTATTCCAAGAGAAGAACTCTTCATTACAACCAAGGTTTGGAACGCAGACCAGGGCTATGATCAAACGCTGAAAGCCCTTGAGGACAGCCTTGAGAGACTCGGCCTCGACTACGTGGACATGTACCTGATTCATTGGCCAACGCCTGAATTTGATGATTATGTTGATACGTATAAGGCGCTCGAGAAGCTCTATCACGACCGCAAAACGAAAGCCATCGGGGTATGCAACTTCGATATCGATCACCTTGAGCGCCTCAAACAAGAGTGCACCGTCCGTCCTGCTGTCAATCAGGTGGAATGCCATCCGTTCTTGCAACAAAATGAACTGAAGGCCTACCTCGATCAGGAAGACATTTTTCTTGAAGCCTGGAGTCCGCTTATGCAGGGCGGGGATGTGCTGAACCACGAAACGGTTCTGGCTATTGCAGAGGCTCATGGCAAAACGGCAGCACAGGTCATCATCCGCTGGCACATGCAACGCGGCCATATTGTGATTCCAAAATCCGTCACACCGCACCGAATTGAAGAGAACTTCGATGTATTTGACTTTACGCTCACTGATGAAGAGATGAAGAAGTTCGCTTCACTGGATAAAGGAGAACGAAAAGGACCTGAACCAAAAGATATGAACGTTCGCTAA
- the dapF gene encoding diaminopimelate epimerase, whose product MKLSIIKCHGSGNDFIIIDEMDQPDRFTEEERRSLSILLSDRKGKIGSDGLLFIQNSEHCDARMRMFNSDGTEAEMCGNGLRCVARYAIEKLGKKHLVIETMKADLPVRQTEDLYPDMKTYEVAIEPVSLDPVSLPLKTVHAPHIDRPIPALSDNLSFTALSVPNPHVVTKVNDVPHRDAESIGRLANDLSDIFPNGVNVSFMKPLTKNQIFVQTYERGVGLTNACGTAMSASSLVSVLNAGNDLNEVITVFNPGGMVQTVVHQEDEVYTIKLRGNATYEYSSDLEADLDHGYIEQLRVERYTDEEELYEKVAEEAKRLVRNLS is encoded by the coding sequence ATGAAGCTGTCTATAATCAAATGCCACGGTTCCGGGAATGATTTCATCATTATAGATGAAATGGATCAGCCGGACCGTTTTACAGAAGAAGAAAGACGGAGTCTGAGTATACTTCTCAGTGACCGGAAGGGGAAAATCGGCTCCGACGGGCTTTTATTTATCCAGAACAGTGAGCATTGTGATGCAAGAATGCGCATGTTCAACTCTGATGGCACAGAAGCGGAAATGTGCGGAAATGGCCTTCGTTGTGTAGCAAGGTATGCCATTGAGAAGCTGGGCAAGAAGCATCTTGTCATTGAAACAATGAAAGCAGACCTTCCTGTAAGACAAACAGAAGACCTGTATCCGGATATGAAGACGTATGAAGTGGCGATTGAGCCGGTATCTCTTGATCCTGTGTCTTTGCCGCTTAAAACGGTCCATGCACCTCATATTGACAGGCCTATACCTGCGCTTTCCGATAATCTGTCTTTTACCGCCCTGAGTGTTCCAAACCCGCATGTTGTCACAAAGGTGAATGATGTGCCGCACCGGGATGCTGAATCCATTGGACGGCTTGCCAATGACCTGAGTGATATATTCCCAAATGGGGTCAATGTGAGTTTCATGAAGCCTCTCACAAAGAATCAGATATTCGTTCAGACATATGAGCGGGGAGTCGGTTTAACGAACGCATGCGGAACAGCGATGTCTGCATCGAGTCTCGTTTCTGTCCTCAATGCCGGTAACGATCTCAATGAAGTGATTACCGTATTTAATCCGGGGGGGATGGTTCAGACCGTTGTTCATCAAGAGGATGAAGTCTATACAATAAAGCTTCGCGGTAATGCGACGTATGAGTACAGTTCGGATCTTGAAGCGGATTTAGACCACGGATATATTGAACAGCTCCGGGTTGAGCGTTATACAGATGAAGAGGAATTATATGAAAAAGTCGCAGAAGAGGCAAAGCGCCTCGTCCGTAATCTTTCCTGA
- a CDS encoding (2Fe-2S) ferredoxin domain-containing protein, whose amino-acid sequence MSSRNIEQLNHHLLVCQGKNCRKAGAKSLYKALNKELDSRGLKKQVQTTKTKCLEQCKDKCVVIDYPEGTWYRKRSADDTEEMIDAILEKHPPEDPSLVSHVLNDDGFKKKKKKR is encoded by the coding sequence GTGTCATCCAGAAATATCGAACAGCTCAATCATCATTTGCTCGTCTGTCAGGGGAAGAACTGCAGAAAAGCAGGAGCGAAGTCATTATACAAGGCTTTGAATAAGGAACTTGATTCACGGGGACTGAAAAAACAGGTCCAGACGACGAAAACAAAATGCCTTGAGCAATGCAAAGATAAATGTGTCGTTATCGATTATCCGGAAGGAACATGGTACCGTAAACGGTCTGCTGATGATACAGAGGAGATGATCGACGCGATTTTAGAGAAGCATCCTCCTGAAGATCCCAGCCTTGTCAGTCATGTTCTGAACGATGATGGATTCAAGAAGAAAAAGAAGAAACGATAA
- a CDS encoding sensor domain-containing protein produces the protein MDLNQWDIKSFANMMSDAVFIMGVDQEERFVYAFINNTCKKRFGYTEDIIGKTIEEGANPEMVDYLNHRYQEVLKTGETVIYSDTVHGRIDETKLDPVRNSAGDITHIIAVTRNITTIENQRQALLRSNQRYQSLFDYNKSGIFELDKNGRFISLNPSGTMILGMDEKEMMQNSFHSIVCMEDLPQVSEMFQRSLDGETVDYQTAIIDANGDRKRLDVTHVPMIVDYEVVGVYGIARDITSEHRQKKQIEDLANQDQLTGMPNRSAMKRKLKEKLRSHQKDGYVAVLVLDVDDFKLINDSVGHDQGDELILELSKRLDQAFSKRFDIGRIGGDEFMMIGHPKSRGDLTDISGILDHLFSEPFHIENRNYYLKSSCGITVVNGHNHQRIPEDVMKQAEMAMYSSKKRGRGLTTFYDESMNEASRRMLFLEQELQLILQERGLFVHYQPILDARTGQIKSFEALVRWHHRQEGAISPSEFIPVAEESGLIHQVGEFVLDESLSMLTKWRKAGHQDIRISINISVKQLEDRSLLTMIQQKLDHYGLLPHDIELEITETVVMENIDKVRHTLDLLQDKGIYLSIDDFGTGYSSMSSLNRLPFHTIKIDRSFITDVMYVSKSRAILRSMIQLASEMGMTTIAEGVETKEQFDILRTEGVSEVQGFYFTKPVTACEAEEKWLKNPENSRVTMGVKQGKDSV, from the coding sequence ATGGATTTAAATCAATGGGATATAAAATCATTCGCCAATATGATGAGTGATGCAGTTTTTATTATGGGTGTCGATCAGGAGGAACGGTTTGTTTACGCGTTTATCAATAATACTTGCAAAAAGCGGTTCGGTTATACCGAAGACATCATTGGTAAAACGATTGAAGAAGGCGCAAATCCGGAAATGGTTGACTACCTGAATCACCGATACCAGGAAGTCCTCAAAACAGGAGAGACAGTTATATACAGTGACACTGTTCACGGGAGAATCGATGAAACGAAACTCGATCCTGTAAGAAACAGCGCGGGGGATATTACGCATATTATTGCCGTTACACGTAATATCACAACAATTGAAAATCAGCGCCAGGCCCTGCTTCGGAGTAATCAGCGGTATCAATCCCTTTTTGATTATAACAAATCAGGTATATTTGAGCTGGATAAAAATGGCCGGTTCATATCATTAAATCCATCGGGGACGATGATACTCGGAATGGATGAAAAGGAAATGATGCAGAACTCCTTTCATTCAATTGTCTGTATGGAAGATCTCCCTCAGGTATCAGAGATGTTTCAAAGATCACTCGACGGGGAGACTGTGGATTATCAGACAGCAATTATCGATGCGAATGGCGACCGTAAACGTCTGGATGTTACCCATGTTCCGATGATCGTTGATTATGAAGTGGTTGGCGTCTACGGCATTGCACGGGATATTACGTCTGAACACAGACAGAAAAAACAAATTGAAGATCTTGCGAACCAGGACCAGTTGACTGGCATGCCGAACCGTTCTGCAATGAAACGAAAGCTTAAAGAAAAACTTCGTTCCCATCAAAAGGACGGGTATGTGGCTGTCCTGGTCCTTGACGTCGATGATTTTAAGCTGATCAATGATTCAGTCGGACATGATCAGGGAGATGAGCTGATTCTCGAGCTCTCAAAGCGTCTTGATCAGGCCTTTTCCAAACGATTTGATATTGGCCGGATTGGCGGTGATGAGTTTATGATGATCGGTCATCCCAAAAGCCGCGGCGATCTTACGGATATTTCAGGGATTTTGGATCATTTGTTTTCGGAGCCGTTTCATATCGAAAACCGTAATTATTATTTGAAAAGCAGCTGTGGCATTACCGTCGTCAATGGTCATAACCATCAGCGTATTCCTGAAGATGTTATGAAACAGGCTGAAATGGCCATGTATTCGAGTAAAAAACGCGGGCGCGGGTTAACGACCTTTTATGATGAATCGATGAACGAAGCTTCCAGACGAATGCTGTTTCTCGAGCAGGAACTCCAACTGATTTTACAGGAACGCGGCCTTTTTGTTCATTACCAGCCAATTCTCGATGCCCGGACCGGACAGATCAAAAGTTTCGAGGCCCTTGTGCGCTGGCACCATCGCCAGGAGGGGGCCATTTCACCTTCAGAGTTCATCCCTGTTGCTGAGGAATCAGGTCTGATCCACCAAGTTGGTGAATTTGTTCTGGATGAAAGTCTGTCGATGTTAACCAAGTGGCGAAAAGCAGGTCATCAGGATATAAGGATTTCAATTAATATCTCGGTCAAACAGCTTGAAGACAGGAGCCTTTTGACCATGATTCAGCAAAAACTTGATCATTACGGGCTTTTGCCTCATGATATTGAACTTGAAATTACGGAGACTGTAGTCATGGAAAATATCGACAAAGTCAGGCACACACTTGATCTTCTGCAGGATAAGGGGATTTATTTGTCGATTGATGATTTTGGCACAGGCTATTCATCGATGAGTTCACTGAACCGCCTGCCATTTCACACGATTAAAATTGACCGTTCTTTCATAACGGACGTGATGTATGTCAGTAAAAGCCGTGCGATCCTGCGTTCGATGATTCAGCTTGCTTCGGAAATGGGCATGACGACAATTGCGGAAGGTGTGGAAACGAAAGAGCAGTTCGATATATTAAGAACGGAGGGCGTCAGTGAAGTACAGGGCTTTTATTTCACCAAACCGGTCACTGCCTGCGAAGCAGAGGAGAAGTGGCTCAAGAATCCTGAGAATTCAAGGGTTACAATGGGTGTGAAACAGGGAAAAGATTCTGTGTAA